Proteins from one Bos javanicus breed banteng chromosome 27, ARS-OSU_banteng_1.0, whole genome shotgun sequence genomic window:
- the STOX2 gene encoding storkhead-box protein 2 isoform X6, with the protein MSPISQSQFIPLGEILCLAISAMNSARKPVTQEALMEHLTTCFPGVPTPSQEILRHTLNTLVRERKIYPTPDGYFIVTPQTYFITPSLIRTNSKWYHLDERIPDRSQCTSPQPGTITPSASGCVRERTLPRNHCDSCHCCREDVHAVHAATLQRKPAKDCKDPYCPPSLCQVPATEKSKSTVNFSYKTETLSKPKDGEKQSKKFGLKLFRLSFKKDKTKQLANFSAQFPPEEWPLRDEDTPTTIPREVEMEIIRRINPDLTVENVMRHTALMKKLEEEKAHRSKAGSSAHHSGRSKKSRTHRKSHGKSRSHSKTRVSKGDPSDGSHLDIPGEREYDFCDPLTRAPREGCFIIEHKGDNFIMHSNPNVIESHFPMTPEWDVSGELAKRRTEMPFPEPSRGSSHSKVHRSHSHTQDRRSRNERSNKAKERSRSMDNSKGPLGASSLGTPEDLAEGCSQDDQTPSQSYIDDSTLRPTQTIGHQRAHVSSASYKEVCIPEIVSGSKEPPSACSLLEPGKAPESLPSFGELNSCPAKTAADDYFQCNTSSETVLTAPSPLGKNKEDHDTLTLVEGVKKLPLSDRQAPHSSREPAGHKEESPKGPGGGPVAPGTVVEGLANGRLIQHHGAEPSTLDKRKEIFSKDTLFKPLHSTLSVNSYHKSTLSLLKSHPKTPADTLPGRCEKPEPSLGTSATPALPASQRQQESVGNQEASFDYYNVSDDDESEEGANKNTEEEKNRDDVGTMQWLLEREKERDLQRKFEKNLTLLAPKEADSSSNQRATHSARLDSMDSSSITVDSGFNSPRTRESLASNTSSIVESNRRQNPTWSPAHGGAGPAFSFRASTDPPTNEAEKLQKPSNCLQASVTSV; encoded by the exons ATGTCTCCCATCAGTCAATCTCAGTTTATCCCACTTGGGGAAATCCTTTGCTTGGCCATCTCTGCAATGAACTCGGCAAGAAAACCTGTTACCCAAGAAGCACTGATGGAGCACCTGACCACCTGTTTCCCAG GTGTTCCCACCCCAAGCCAAGAAATTCTCCGGCACACGCTGAACACGCTGGTCCGGGAGAGGAAGATCTACCCGACTCCTGATGGCTACTTCATCGTCACTCCACAGACTTATTTCATAACTCCTTCCCTCATAAGAACTAACAGTAAATGGTACCATCTGGACGAGAGGATACCTGATCGGTCTCAGTGTACCTCTCCCCAGCCGGGGACCATCACGCCCTCTGCCTCAGGCTGCGTCAGGGAAAGAACGTTGCCCAGGAACCACTGCGACTCCTGCCACTGCTGCAGGGAAGACGTGCATGCCGTGCACGCGGCCACCCTGCAGAGGAAGCCCGCCAAGGACTGCAAAGACCCTTACTGCCCTCCTTCCCTCTGCCAGGTGCCAGCCACTGAAAAGAGTAAAAGTACTGTCAACTTCTCGTACAAAACGGAAACCCTCTCCAAACCGAAAGATGGTGAAAAGCAGTCCAAGAAATTCGGGCTCAAGTTATTCCGGCTCAGCTTTAAGAAGGACAAGACCAAGCAGCTAGCCAACTTCTCTGCCCAGTTTCCTCCCGAAGAGTGGCCCCTGCGAGACGAGGACACGCCGACCACCATCCCTCGGGAGGTGGAGATGGAGATCATCAGGCGTATTAACCCGGACTTGACCGTGGAAAACGTCATGCGGCACACTGCACTGATGAAGAAACTTGAAGAAGAGAAAGCGCATCGGAGTAAAGCCGGGTCCTCCGCCCATCACAGCGGAAGAAGTAAAAAGAGCCGGACTCACCGCAAATCCCACGGAAAGTCTCGGTCGCACAGCAAGACGCGAGTATCCAAGGGAGACCCATCCGATGGTTCCCATCTGGATATCCCGGGTGAGAGGGAGTATGACTTTTGCGATCCTCTTACCAGGGCCCCCCGGGAGGGCTGCTTCATCATCGAACACAAAGGGGATAACTTCATCATGCATAGCAACCCGAACGTGATTGAGTCTCATTTCCCCATGACCCCAGAATGGGACGTGTCTGGGGAACTGGCCAAAAGGAGGACTGAAATGCCTTTTCCTGAGCCTTCCAGGGGAAGCTCACACTCGAAAGTGCACCGAAGCCACAGCCATACCCAGGACCGAAGATCCAGGAATGAGAGATCCAACAAGGCCAAGGAGAGGTCCAGATCGATGGATAACTCTAAAGGCCCTCTGGGTGCTTCTTCTCTGGGGACGCCTGAAGACCTGGCCGAAGGCTGTAGCCAAGATGACCAGACCCCCAGCCAATCCTACATTGACGACAGTACTTTAAGGCCTACACAGACTATCGGTCATCAAAGGGCTCACGTTTCGTCTGCAAGCTATAAAGAGGTGTGTATTCCAGAAATAGTCAGTGGCAGCAAGGAACCGCCCAGCGCTTGCAGCCTCTTGGAGCCAGGCAAAGCGCCAGAGAGTTTGCCATCCTTTGGTGAACTCAACTCTTGTCCAGCAAAGACGGCTGCAGATGACTATTTCCAGTGCAACACTTCCAGTGAGACGGTGCTCACGGCGCCGTCCCCTCTGGGGAAGAACAAAGAGGACCACGACACTCTGACCCTGGTGGAAGGGGTGAAAAAGCTGCCTCTGTCGGACAGGCAGGCCCCTCATTCCTCCAGGGAGCCTGCAGGGCACAAGGAGGAGTCGCCAAAGGGGCCGGGCGGGGGTCCAGTCGCTCCAGGCACGGTAGTCGAAGGCCTTGCCAACGGACGCCTCATCCAGCATCACGGCGCCGAGCCCAGCACCCTGGACAAGAGGAAAGAGATATTCAGCAAAGACACACTGTTCAAACCTCTTCACAGCACCTTGTCTGTAAACAGCTATCACAAATCAACCCTGTCCCTCCTCAAATCGCACCCGAAGACCCCTGCCGACACACTGCCAGGCCGATGCGAGAAACCAGAGCCGTCCCTGGGGACCTCGGCCACCCCCGCCCTGCCGGCCTCCCAGCGTCAGCAGGAGTCAGTGGGGAACCAGGAGGCCTCTTTCGACTATTACAACGTCTCTGATGACGACGAGTCTGAGGAAGGGGCCAAcaagaacacagaggaggagaaaaacagaGACGATGTAGGTACCATGCAGTGGCTcctggagagggagaaggaaagagacttGCAGAGGAAATTTGAGAAGAACCTCACCCTGCTCGCCCCAAAGGAAGCcgacagcagcagcaaccagaggGCCACCCATTCGGCACGTCTAGACAGCATggacagcagcagcatcacagtGGACAGTGGATTCAACTCCCCACG CACTCGGGAGAGCCTGGCTTCCAACACATCAAGCATTGTTGAAAGTAACCGTCGTCAGAACCCTACCTGGAGCCCAGCCCACGGTGGAGCTGGCCCGGCCTTCAGTTTCCGAGCAAGTACGGACCCCCCCACCAACGAAGCTGAGAAATTACAGAAACCTTCCAACTGCTTGCAAGCTTCTGTTACTAGTGTGTGA
- the STOX2 gene encoding storkhead-box protein 2 isoform X4, which translates to MKKTRSTTLRRAWPSSDFSDRASDRMRSRSEKDYRLHKRFPAAFAPQASRGYMTSGDVSPISMSPISQSQFIPLGEILCLAISAMNSARKPVTQEALMEHLTTCFPGVPTPSQEILRHTLNTLVRERKIYPTPDGYFIVTPQTYFITPSLIRTNSKWYHLDERIPDRSQCTSPQPGTITPSASGCVRERTLPRNHCDSCHCCREDVHAVHAATLQRKPAKDCKDPYCPPSLCQVPATEKSKSTVNFSYKTETLSKPKDGEKQSKKFGLKLFRLSFKKDKTKQLANFSAQFPPEEWPLRDEDTPTTIPREVEMEIIRRINPDLTVENVMRHTALMKKLEEEKAHRSKAGSSAHHSGRSKKSRTHRKSHGKSRSHSKTRVSKGDPSDGSHLDIPGEREYDFCDPLTRAPREGCFIIEHKGDNFIMHSNPNVIESHFPMTPEWDVSGELAKRRTEMPFPEPSRGSSHSKVHRSHSHTQDRRSRNERSNKAKERSRSMDNSKGPLGASSLGTPEDLAEGCSQDDQTPSQSYIDDSTLRPTQTIGHQRAHVSSASYKEVCIPEIVSGSKEPPSACSLLEPGKAPESLPSFGELNSCPAKTAADDYFQCNTSSETVLTAPSPLGKNKEDHDTLTLVEGVKKLPLSDRQAPHSSREPAGHKEESPKGPGGGPVAPGTVVEGLANGRLIQHHGAEPSTLDKRKEIFSKDTLFKPLHSTLSVNSYHKSTLSLLKSHPKTPADTLPGRCEKPEPSLGTSATPALPASQRQQESVGNQEASFDYYNVSDDDESEEGANKNTEEEKNRDDVGTMQWLLEREKERDLQRKFEKNLTLLAPKEADSSSNQRATHSARLDSMDSSSITVDSGFNSPRTRESLASNTSSIVESNRRQNPTWSPAHGGAGPAFSFRASTDPPTNEAEKLQKPSNCLQASVTSV; encoded by the exons GTGATGTATCACCAATCAGTATGTCTCCCATCAGTCAATCTCAGTTTATCCCACTTGGGGAAATCCTTTGCTTGGCCATCTCTGCAATGAACTCGGCAAGAAAACCTGTTACCCAAGAAGCACTGATGGAGCACCTGACCACCTGTTTCCCAG GTGTTCCCACCCCAAGCCAAGAAATTCTCCGGCACACGCTGAACACGCTGGTCCGGGAGAGGAAGATCTACCCGACTCCTGATGGCTACTTCATCGTCACTCCACAGACTTATTTCATAACTCCTTCCCTCATAAGAACTAACAGTAAATGGTACCATCTGGACGAGAGGATACCTGATCGGTCTCAGTGTACCTCTCCCCAGCCGGGGACCATCACGCCCTCTGCCTCAGGCTGCGTCAGGGAAAGAACGTTGCCCAGGAACCACTGCGACTCCTGCCACTGCTGCAGGGAAGACGTGCATGCCGTGCACGCGGCCACCCTGCAGAGGAAGCCCGCCAAGGACTGCAAAGACCCTTACTGCCCTCCTTCCCTCTGCCAGGTGCCAGCCACTGAAAAGAGTAAAAGTACTGTCAACTTCTCGTACAAAACGGAAACCCTCTCCAAACCGAAAGATGGTGAAAAGCAGTCCAAGAAATTCGGGCTCAAGTTATTCCGGCTCAGCTTTAAGAAGGACAAGACCAAGCAGCTAGCCAACTTCTCTGCCCAGTTTCCTCCCGAAGAGTGGCCCCTGCGAGACGAGGACACGCCGACCACCATCCCTCGGGAGGTGGAGATGGAGATCATCAGGCGTATTAACCCGGACTTGACCGTGGAAAACGTCATGCGGCACACTGCACTGATGAAGAAACTTGAAGAAGAGAAAGCGCATCGGAGTAAAGCCGGGTCCTCCGCCCATCACAGCGGAAGAAGTAAAAAGAGCCGGACTCACCGCAAATCCCACGGAAAGTCTCGGTCGCACAGCAAGACGCGAGTATCCAAGGGAGACCCATCCGATGGTTCCCATCTGGATATCCCGGGTGAGAGGGAGTATGACTTTTGCGATCCTCTTACCAGGGCCCCCCGGGAGGGCTGCTTCATCATCGAACACAAAGGGGATAACTTCATCATGCATAGCAACCCGAACGTGATTGAGTCTCATTTCCCCATGACCCCAGAATGGGACGTGTCTGGGGAACTGGCCAAAAGGAGGACTGAAATGCCTTTTCCTGAGCCTTCCAGGGGAAGCTCACACTCGAAAGTGCACCGAAGCCACAGCCATACCCAGGACCGAAGATCCAGGAATGAGAGATCCAACAAGGCCAAGGAGAGGTCCAGATCGATGGATAACTCTAAAGGCCCTCTGGGTGCTTCTTCTCTGGGGACGCCTGAAGACCTGGCCGAAGGCTGTAGCCAAGATGACCAGACCCCCAGCCAATCCTACATTGACGACAGTACTTTAAGGCCTACACAGACTATCGGTCATCAAAGGGCTCACGTTTCGTCTGCAAGCTATAAAGAGGTGTGTATTCCAGAAATAGTCAGTGGCAGCAAGGAACCGCCCAGCGCTTGCAGCCTCTTGGAGCCAGGCAAAGCGCCAGAGAGTTTGCCATCCTTTGGTGAACTCAACTCTTGTCCAGCAAAGACGGCTGCAGATGACTATTTCCAGTGCAACACTTCCAGTGAGACGGTGCTCACGGCGCCGTCCCCTCTGGGGAAGAACAAAGAGGACCACGACACTCTGACCCTGGTGGAAGGGGTGAAAAAGCTGCCTCTGTCGGACAGGCAGGCCCCTCATTCCTCCAGGGAGCCTGCAGGGCACAAGGAGGAGTCGCCAAAGGGGCCGGGCGGGGGTCCAGTCGCTCCAGGCACGGTAGTCGAAGGCCTTGCCAACGGACGCCTCATCCAGCATCACGGCGCCGAGCCCAGCACCCTGGACAAGAGGAAAGAGATATTCAGCAAAGACACACTGTTCAAACCTCTTCACAGCACCTTGTCTGTAAACAGCTATCACAAATCAACCCTGTCCCTCCTCAAATCGCACCCGAAGACCCCTGCCGACACACTGCCAGGCCGATGCGAGAAACCAGAGCCGTCCCTGGGGACCTCGGCCACCCCCGCCCTGCCGGCCTCCCAGCGTCAGCAGGAGTCAGTGGGGAACCAGGAGGCCTCTTTCGACTATTACAACGTCTCTGATGACGACGAGTCTGAGGAAGGGGCCAAcaagaacacagaggaggagaaaaacagaGACGATGTAGGTACCATGCAGTGGCTcctggagagggagaaggaaagagacttGCAGAGGAAATTTGAGAAGAACCTCACCCTGCTCGCCCCAAAGGAAGCcgacagcagcagcaaccagaggGCCACCCATTCGGCACGTCTAGACAGCATggacagcagcagcatcacagtGGACAGTGGATTCAACTCCCCACG CACTCGGGAGAGCCTGGCTTCCAACACATCAAGCATTGTTGAAAGTAACCGTCGTCAGAACCCTACCTGGAGCCCAGCCCACGGTGGAGCTGGCCCGGCCTTCAGTTTCCGAGCAAGTACGGACCCCCCCACCAACGAAGCTGAGAAATTACAGAAACCTTCCAACTGCTTGCAAGCTTCTGTTACTAGTGTGTGA
- the STOX2 gene encoding storkhead-box protein 2 isoform X5 — protein sequence MEPVQKGPGDVSPISMSPISQSQFIPLGEILCLAISAMNSARKPVTQEALMEHLTTCFPGVPTPSQEILRHTLNTLVRERKIYPTPDGYFIVTPQTYFITPSLIRTNSKWYHLDERIPDRSQCTSPQPGTITPSASGCVRERTLPRNHCDSCHCCREDVHAVHAATLQRKPAKDCKDPYCPPSLCQVPATEKSKSTVNFSYKTETLSKPKDGEKQSKKFGLKLFRLSFKKDKTKQLANFSAQFPPEEWPLRDEDTPTTIPREVEMEIIRRINPDLTVENVMRHTALMKKLEEEKAHRSKAGSSAHHSGRSKKSRTHRKSHGKSRSHSKTRVSKGDPSDGSHLDIPGEREYDFCDPLTRAPREGCFIIEHKGDNFIMHSNPNVIESHFPMTPEWDVSGELAKRRTEMPFPEPSRGSSHSKVHRSHSHTQDRRSRNERSNKAKERSRSMDNSKGPLGASSLGTPEDLAEGCSQDDQTPSQSYIDDSTLRPTQTIGHQRAHVSSASYKEVCIPEIVSGSKEPPSACSLLEPGKAPESLPSFGELNSCPAKTAADDYFQCNTSSETVLTAPSPLGKNKEDHDTLTLVEGVKKLPLSDRQAPHSSREPAGHKEESPKGPGGGPVAPGTVVEGLANGRLIQHHGAEPSTLDKRKEIFSKDTLFKPLHSTLSVNSYHKSTLSLLKSHPKTPADTLPGRCEKPEPSLGTSATPALPASQRQQESVGNQEASFDYYNVSDDDESEEGANKNTEEEKNRDDVGTMQWLLEREKERDLQRKFEKNLTLLAPKEADSSSNQRATHSARLDSMDSSSITVDSGFNSPRTRESLASNTSSIVESNRRQNPTWSPAHGGAGPAFSFRASTDPPTNEAEKLQKPSNCLQASVTSV from the exons ATGGAGCCAGTCCAGAAAGGGCCAG GTGATGTATCACCAATCAGTATGTCTCCCATCAGTCAATCTCAGTTTATCCCACTTGGGGAAATCCTTTGCTTGGCCATCTCTGCAATGAACTCGGCAAGAAAACCTGTTACCCAAGAAGCACTGATGGAGCACCTGACCACCTGTTTCCCAG GTGTTCCCACCCCAAGCCAAGAAATTCTCCGGCACACGCTGAACACGCTGGTCCGGGAGAGGAAGATCTACCCGACTCCTGATGGCTACTTCATCGTCACTCCACAGACTTATTTCATAACTCCTTCCCTCATAAGAACTAACAGTAAATGGTACCATCTGGACGAGAGGATACCTGATCGGTCTCAGTGTACCTCTCCCCAGCCGGGGACCATCACGCCCTCTGCCTCAGGCTGCGTCAGGGAAAGAACGTTGCCCAGGAACCACTGCGACTCCTGCCACTGCTGCAGGGAAGACGTGCATGCCGTGCACGCGGCCACCCTGCAGAGGAAGCCCGCCAAGGACTGCAAAGACCCTTACTGCCCTCCTTCCCTCTGCCAGGTGCCAGCCACTGAAAAGAGTAAAAGTACTGTCAACTTCTCGTACAAAACGGAAACCCTCTCCAAACCGAAAGATGGTGAAAAGCAGTCCAAGAAATTCGGGCTCAAGTTATTCCGGCTCAGCTTTAAGAAGGACAAGACCAAGCAGCTAGCCAACTTCTCTGCCCAGTTTCCTCCCGAAGAGTGGCCCCTGCGAGACGAGGACACGCCGACCACCATCCCTCGGGAGGTGGAGATGGAGATCATCAGGCGTATTAACCCGGACTTGACCGTGGAAAACGTCATGCGGCACACTGCACTGATGAAGAAACTTGAAGAAGAGAAAGCGCATCGGAGTAAAGCCGGGTCCTCCGCCCATCACAGCGGAAGAAGTAAAAAGAGCCGGACTCACCGCAAATCCCACGGAAAGTCTCGGTCGCACAGCAAGACGCGAGTATCCAAGGGAGACCCATCCGATGGTTCCCATCTGGATATCCCGGGTGAGAGGGAGTATGACTTTTGCGATCCTCTTACCAGGGCCCCCCGGGAGGGCTGCTTCATCATCGAACACAAAGGGGATAACTTCATCATGCATAGCAACCCGAACGTGATTGAGTCTCATTTCCCCATGACCCCAGAATGGGACGTGTCTGGGGAACTGGCCAAAAGGAGGACTGAAATGCCTTTTCCTGAGCCTTCCAGGGGAAGCTCACACTCGAAAGTGCACCGAAGCCACAGCCATACCCAGGACCGAAGATCCAGGAATGAGAGATCCAACAAGGCCAAGGAGAGGTCCAGATCGATGGATAACTCTAAAGGCCCTCTGGGTGCTTCTTCTCTGGGGACGCCTGAAGACCTGGCCGAAGGCTGTAGCCAAGATGACCAGACCCCCAGCCAATCCTACATTGACGACAGTACTTTAAGGCCTACACAGACTATCGGTCATCAAAGGGCTCACGTTTCGTCTGCAAGCTATAAAGAGGTGTGTATTCCAGAAATAGTCAGTGGCAGCAAGGAACCGCCCAGCGCTTGCAGCCTCTTGGAGCCAGGCAAAGCGCCAGAGAGTTTGCCATCCTTTGGTGAACTCAACTCTTGTCCAGCAAAGACGGCTGCAGATGACTATTTCCAGTGCAACACTTCCAGTGAGACGGTGCTCACGGCGCCGTCCCCTCTGGGGAAGAACAAAGAGGACCACGACACTCTGACCCTGGTGGAAGGGGTGAAAAAGCTGCCTCTGTCGGACAGGCAGGCCCCTCATTCCTCCAGGGAGCCTGCAGGGCACAAGGAGGAGTCGCCAAAGGGGCCGGGCGGGGGTCCAGTCGCTCCAGGCACGGTAGTCGAAGGCCTTGCCAACGGACGCCTCATCCAGCATCACGGCGCCGAGCCCAGCACCCTGGACAAGAGGAAAGAGATATTCAGCAAAGACACACTGTTCAAACCTCTTCACAGCACCTTGTCTGTAAACAGCTATCACAAATCAACCCTGTCCCTCCTCAAATCGCACCCGAAGACCCCTGCCGACACACTGCCAGGCCGATGCGAGAAACCAGAGCCGTCCCTGGGGACCTCGGCCACCCCCGCCCTGCCGGCCTCCCAGCGTCAGCAGGAGTCAGTGGGGAACCAGGAGGCCTCTTTCGACTATTACAACGTCTCTGATGACGACGAGTCTGAGGAAGGGGCCAAcaagaacacagaggaggagaaaaacagaGACGATGTAGGTACCATGCAGTGGCTcctggagagggagaaggaaagagacttGCAGAGGAAATTTGAGAAGAACCTCACCCTGCTCGCCCCAAAGGAAGCcgacagcagcagcaaccagaggGCCACCCATTCGGCACGTCTAGACAGCATggacagcagcagcatcacagtGGACAGTGGATTCAACTCCCCACG CACTCGGGAGAGCCTGGCTTCCAACACATCAAGCATTGTTGAAAGTAACCGTCGTCAGAACCCTACCTGGAGCCCAGCCCACGGTGGAGCTGGCCCGGCCTTCAGTTTCCGAGCAAGTACGGACCCCCCCACCAACGAAGCTGAGAAATTACAGAAACCTTCCAACTGCTTGCAAGCTTCTGTTACTAGTGTGTGA